A window from Camelus dromedarius isolate mCamDro1 chromosome 9, mCamDro1.pat, whole genome shotgun sequence encodes these proteins:
- the FUZ gene encoding protein fuzzy homolog, which yields MGEEGAEGTVHLLCLAASSGVPLFCRSSRGGAHARQQLPFSVIGSLNGVHMFGQNLEVQLSSARTEDTIVVWKSFHDSITLIVLSSEEGTSELRLERLLQMVFGAMVLLVGLEELTNICNVERLKKELRASYRLIDSFLGDSELIGDLTQCVDCVVPPEGSLLQEAVSGFAEAAGTAFVSLVVSGRVVTATESWWRLGMPEAVLLPWLVGSLPPQAARDYPVYLPHGSPTVPHRLLTLTLLPDLELCLLCGPRPPLSQLDAQLLERWWQPLLDLLRTCLPLGPRALPAGFPLHTDILGLLLLHLELKRCLFTVEPSRDKEPSPEHRRRLLRSFYTLVTATHFPPEPGQPEKVEAAAHRAQVPRACYLVSGAEEPGTGWRLVALQLGPRLLLLLLSAQSPTYGLRGLATHTLHALTPLL from the exons atgggggaggagggagccgaAGGCACCGTGCACCTGCTGTGCCTCGCAGCATCCAGCGGGGTCCCCCTGTTTTGCAGGAGCAGCCGCGGCGGCGCCCACGCCCGCCAACAG CTCCCGTTCTCTGTCATCGGCTCCCTCAATGGAGTCCACATGTTTGGGCAGAATCTCGAGGTGCAACTGAGCTCTGCGAGGACGGAGGATACAATCGTGGTGTGGAAAAGCTTCCATGACAG CATCACCCTTATTGTTCTGTCATCTGAGGAGGGGACCTCggagctgaggctggagagaCTACTCCAGATGGTGTTTGGGGCTATG GTTCTTCTTGTGGGACTTGAAGAACTGACCAATATCTGCAACGTAGAGAGACTGAAGAAGGAGCTGAGG GCCAGTTACCGCCTCATTGACAGCTTCCTGGGGGACTCAGAGCTTATTGGGGACCTGACCCAGTGTGTGGACTGTGTGGTTCCTCCAGAGGGGTCCCTGCTGCAG GAAGCGGTCTCTGGGTTTGCCGAAGCCGCGGGCACCGCCTTCGTCAGCCTGGTCGTGTCGGGCCGGGTGGTGACAGCAACTGAGAGCTGGTGGCGGCTGGGGATGCCGGAGGCAGTGCTGCTCCCTTGGCTGGTGGGGTCTCTGCCGCCGCAGGCCGCTCGCGACTACCCGGTGTACCTGCCGCACGGGAGCCCCACG GTTCCTCACCGGCTTCTGACTCTGACACTCCTGCCGGACTTAGAGCTGTGTCTGCTCTGTGGGCCGCGCCCTCCCCTCAGCCAGCTGGATGCACAG CTTTTGGAGCGCTGGTGGCAGCCACTGCTGGACCTGCTGCGGACCTGCCTGCCGCTGGGACCCCGAGCGCTGCCCGCGGGCTTCCCCCTGCACACGGATATCCTCGG ACTGCTGCTCCTCCACCTGGAACTGAAACGTTGCCTCTTCACCGTGGAGCCGTCGAGGGATAAAG AACCCTCTCCTGAGCATCGTCGGCGTCTCCTCCGCTCCTTTTATACCCTGGTCACTGCCACGCACTTCCCACCAG AGCCTGGGCAGCCAGAGAAGGTGGAAGCGGCGGCCCACCGGGCCCAGGTGCCAAGAGCCTGCTACCTGGTGTCAGGGGCTGAGGAGCCAGGCACAGGATGGCGGCTGGTGGCCCTGCAGTTGGGGCcacggctgctgctgctgctgctgtctgctCAGAGTCCCACATATGGGCTGAGGGGCCTGGCCACCCACACTCTGCATGCCCTCACCCCGCTCCTCTGA
- the MED25 gene encoding mediator of RNA polymerase II transcription subunit 25 isoform X3 — MVPGSEGPARAGGLVADVVFVIEGTANLGPYFEGLRKHYLLPAIEYFNGGPPAETDFGGDYGGTQYSLVVFNTVDCAPESYVQCHAPTSSAYEFVTWLDGIKFMGGGGESCSLIAEGLSTALQLFDDFKKMREQIGQTHRVCLLICNSPPYLLPAVESTTYSGCTTESLVQKIGERGIYFSIVSPRKLPALRLLFEKAAPPAMLEPLQPPADVSQDPRHMVLVRGLVLPVGGGSAPGPLQPKQPVPLPPAPPSSASLSAAPQQPLPPVPQQYQVPGNLSAAQVAAQNAVEAAKNQKAGLGPRFSPINPLQQAAPGVGPPYSQAQAPPLPPGAPGAPKPPPASQPSLVSTVAPGPGLAPPAQPGAPSMAGTVAPGGVSGPSPAQLGAPALGGQQSVSNKLLAWSGVLEWQEKPKPASVDANTKLTRSLPCQVYVNHGENLKTEQWPQKLIMQLIPQQLLTTLGPLFRNSRMVQFHFTNKDLDSLKGLYRIMGNGFAGCVHFPHTAPCEVRVLMLLYSSKKKIFMGLIPYDQSGFVNGIRQVITNHKQVQQQKLEQQRGMGAQQAPPGLGPILEDQARPSQNLLQLRPPQPQPQGSVGASAAAGQPQPQGAAQAPPGAPQGPPGAAPGPPPGPILRPQNPGANPQLRSLLLNPPPPQTGVPPPQASLHHLQPPGAPALLPPPHQGLGQPQLGPPLLHPPPTQSWPAQLPPRAPLPGQMLLSGGPRGPVPQPGLQPSVMEDDILMDLI; from the exons ATGGTACCCGGGTCGGAGGGCCCGGCCCGCGCCGGGGGCCTCGTAGCTGACGTGGTGTTTGTGATAGAGGGCACGGCCAATCTGGGGCCCTACTTCGAGGGACTCCGCAAGCACTACCTGCTCCCGGCCATCGA GTATTTTAATGGTGGTCCTCCTGCGGAGACGGACTTCGGGGGAGAC TATGGGGGAACTCAGTACAGCCTCGTGGTGTTCAACACGGTGGACTGCGCTCCCGAGTCCTATGTCCAGTGTCACGCTCCCACCAGCAGCGCCTATGAGTTTGTCACCTGGCTGGATGGCATTAA GTTCATGGGCGGGGGTGGCGAGAGCTGCAGCCTCATCGCCGAAGGTCTCAGCACTGCCCTGCAGCTGTTCGACGACTTCAAGAAGATGCGGGAGCAGAT TGGCCAGACGCACCGAGTCTGCCTTCTTATCTGTAACTCGCCCCCGTACCTGCTGCCTGCTGTGGAGAGCACCACGTACTCGGGGTGCACGACCGAGAGCCTTGTGCAGAAGATAGGGGAG CGCGGGATCTACTTCTCCATTGTGTCTCCCCGAAAGCTGCCTGCCCTGCGGCTTCTGTTTGAGAAGGCGGCTCCTCCGGCCATGCTGGAGCCACTGCAGCCGCCAGCAGACGTGAGCCAGGACCCGCGGCACATGGTGCTGGTGCGGGGGCTTGTGCTGCCCG TTGGGGGTGGCTCGGCCCCAGGCCCCCTCCAGCCAAAGCAGCCTGtgcccctgcctccagctccaCCCTCAAGTGCCTCGCTCTCGGCAgccccccagcagcccctgccccccgTGCCCCAGCAGTACCAG GTCCCTGGGAACCTGAGTGCAGCTCAAGTGGCTGCTCAGAATGCAGTGGAGGCTGCCAAGAACCAgaaggctgggctgggccctCGCT TCTCGCCCATCAACCCTCTTCAGCAAGCCGCTCCAGGAGTGGGGCCTCCCTACAGCCAGGCCCAGGCTCCCCCGCTGCCCCCAGGGGCCCCTGGCGCCCCCAAGCCACCACCTGCTTCCCAGCCCAGCCTAGTCTCCACTGTGGcccctggcccaggcctggcGCCCCCTGCGCAGCCTGGGGCACCATCCATG gCGGGCACTGTGGCCCCAGGAGGGGTGAGCGGCCCTTCTCCGGCCCAGCTCGGGGCCCCAGCCCTCGGCGGACAGCAGTCAGTCTCCAATAAACTCCTGGCCTGGAGCGGGGTCCTCGAATGGCAGGAG AAGCCCAAACCTGCCTCCGTGGATGCCAACACCAAGCTGACCCGGTCTCTGCCTTGCCAGGTCTACGTGAATCATGGCGAGAACCT GAAAACAGAGCAGTGGCCCCAGAAGTTGATCATGCAGCTCATCCCGCAGCAGCTGCTG ACCACCCTGGGCCCTTTGTTCCGGAACTCAAGGATGGTCCAGTTCCACTTCACCAACAAGGACCTGGACTCCCTCAAAGGCCTCTATCGCATCATGGGCAACGGCTTC GCGGGCTGCGTGCACTTCCCCCACACGGCCCCTTGCGAGGTGCGCGTGCTCATGCTCCTGTACTCGTCCAAGAAGAAGATCTTCATGGGCCTCATCCCCTATGACCAGAGTGGCTTTGTCAACGGCATCCGGCAGGTCATCACCAACCACAAGCAAGTCCAGCAGCAGAAGCTGGAGCAGCAGCGCGGG ATGGGGGCACAGCAGGCACCCCCTGGGCTGGGCCCCATTCTGGAGGACCAGGCAAGGCCCTCGCAGAATCTG CTCCAGCTCCGCCCACCGCAGCCCCAGCCTCAGGGTTCTGTGGGGGCCTCAGCGGCTgcagggcagccccagccccagggtgcCGCCCAGGCCCCCCCAGGCGCCCCACAAGGACCTCCTGGAGCAGCCCCTGGCCCACCTCCTGGACCCATCCTTCGGCCCCAAAACCCTGGGGCCAACCCCCAGCTGCGGAGCCTCCTTCTCAACCCACCACCG CCGCAGACTGgggtgcccccaccccaggcgtCTCTCCACCACCTCCAGCCACCAGGGGCCCCTGCACTGCTGCCCCCACCACAccagggcctggggcagccccAGCTGGGGCCCCCCCTCCTGCACCCGCCGCCCACCCAGTCCTGGCCTGCTCAGCTTCCCCCGAGGGCTCCACTGCCAG GTCAGATGCTGCTGAGCGGGGGTCCCCGGGGCCCGGTCCCCCAGCCGGGCCTGCAGCCCAGCGTCATGGAGGACGACATCCTCATGGACCTCATCTGA